The following proteins come from a genomic window of Gammaproteobacteria bacterium:
- a CDS encoding phytanoyl-CoA dioxygenase family protein — protein MIEISNAERDSFGSDGFLIVDRLIDSTIVPGLHQAFTDLFSGKFETGVRPDEVNWQEATGDPALSRQICNGWKANREIAQVVLDQVLGEAIAKLAGWPGVRIMIDNVVWKPPATKSFGFHQDSAYLSWFTPSDLLTCWIALDDTHADSGTIEFVRGSHKWHLSEPEGEFHAPEDYRKPMREAAAREGTEPEIVYVEVKAGGGSFHHGWTWHGSGANRSPNPRRSLVLHAMRSDVEYMPENFGQGIGPIYSRYKRLGDNQLDENYFPVLWREDGYRTPQIEDYLADHR, from the coding sequence ATGATCGAAATTTCGAATGCTGAACGTGACAGCTTCGGTAGCGACGGTTTCTTAATTGTCGATCGCTTGATCGACAGCACTATCGTTCCGGGTCTTCACCAGGCCTTTACCGACCTGTTTAGCGGCAAGTTCGAAACCGGCGTTCGCCCCGACGAGGTCAATTGGCAGGAAGCAACCGGAGATCCCGCCTTATCGCGCCAGATCTGTAACGGCTGGAAGGCCAACCGCGAAATTGCGCAAGTGGTTTTGGACCAGGTGCTCGGTGAGGCGATCGCGAAACTTGCGGGTTGGCCCGGCGTGCGCATCATGATCGATAACGTGGTCTGGAAACCCCCTGCTACGAAGTCGTTCGGTTTCCACCAGGACAGCGCCTACCTCTCCTGGTTTACCCCGTCAGATTTATTGACCTGCTGGATCGCGCTGGATGACACGCACGCCGACAGCGGAACCATCGAGTTCGTGCGCGGCTCGCACAAATGGCACTTAAGCGAACCCGAAGGCGAGTTTCATGCCCCGGAAGATTATCGCAAGCCGATGCGAGAAGCGGCGGCACGCGAAGGCACCGAACCGGAAATCGTTTATGTCGAGGTCAAGGCGGGTGGCGGATCGTTCCATCACGGCTGGACCTGGCATGGATCCGGTGCCAACCGCAGTCCCAACCCGCGGCGCTCACTGGTGCTGCACGCGATGCGCAGCGATGTCGAGTATATGCCCGAGAATTTTGGGCAAGGTATCGGCCCTATCTATAGTCGCTACAAACGTCTCGGCGACAATCAACTGGATGAAAACTATTTCCCGGTGCTGTGGCGCGAGGACGGCTATCGCACGCCACAGATCGAAGATTACCTGGCCGACCATCGTTAA